The window TGCTTATTCACCGGACTTCAATAAGATTGAGCGCTGCTGGTCTGGGCTCAAAAGTCGAATTCGCAAGCAGCTCGATCAGTTTGAGTGTCTACGTGATGCAATGGAGTATGTCCTCCACCTAGCGTCCTAACCGCCTTGGCGGTTGCTATACCTCAATTTCTCCATCCGTCTAGGATGCTTGAAGCTTAGCGATTTTTTGGATAAGGCAGACTTATGCCTAATTCTGGAGGGCCGGATTCGGATCACCGGCACCTGGAGCAGCCGGCACTCCAGGCAACTGCAACTGATTTGGATTAAAGGTTGTCCCAGGTGCCGGCGTGCCCAAAGGACTTAAAGGAACCGATGGAGTGACTTTAGGAGAAGGACTCAAGCCTGGAATTGTAGGATTAACCGGCGTTAAAAGATTTGGGTTGACCGGCTCACTCTCGGAACCAGGCAGAGTGGCTAAGGCAACGCGACTGCCCCCCACTTCTCGCATTTGATCCAACACCTGCACCACATCGTTGTATTTGGCTTCCTTAGAGGCGTACAGCACCATCAATCCCTCCGGATTGTTAGAGCTATAAGCTAGTAACTCTTGAGAAAGCTGATCTGGATTTACCCGCCGCTGATCGATATAAGCTTGACCGAACGGATCGAGACCAACGATTAACATTTGACGGATCTGCGGTTGGCCGGTGCTTGCTTTCGGTAAATCAACCGTAATCGCTTGCTGACGGGTTAGTTGCAGTGCAGCAAGGATGAAAAATGTCAAGATACAAAAAATGACATCAATCAAAGGAACGATTTCAATCCGAGCCTCTTCCGAGGGAGAATCCAAGTTAATCTTCATACCACAGATGATGGGTGCAATCGGGGTTGGGAAAATTTGCTACAGAGTGATCGTAATTCAGAAGCGATACCGGCACATTGTCCAACGGCTTAATGCTTAGACGCTGCCGAAATCTGGGGATTCAGACGCCTTAGAGTCTTTTAACGGAGTTGGCTCCTCAGAGGGCGTTGTTTGTTCAATCACTTTGTTCAACCGGCTCGCCTCTTCTAATGGAGTTGGCTCCTCTGCTGGGGGGCTATATTTGATCACTCCTTTATTCCGAGTCGAATTTTCTTCTGCCAATACATCCGGGGGACGTGCGGCCACACTACTGTCAACTGCATAACGTTGATTGTGCGATTGAGGCCAGAACTGCCGGTAAAGCAACTCTAACTCATTGCCAGCTTTGCGGAAAATCTTAACTTGCTGAAACAAAAACGCCTGAAACACACGGTAAAATGCCAAACTGGTAATCGCTATGACTAGGCCAGTCGCCGTAGTGATCAACGCTTCCCCAATCCCTAAAGTCACTCCTGCCGTTGAAGACGTTCCCAGATCGCCTAGGCGAATTGAACCAAGCGAGTTAATTAAGCCTAAAACTGTCCCCAGCAATCCTAAAAGAGGCGCTAAGGCAATCACAGCTTCTAAAACCTTATCTCCCCGTCGCATGGAAGCCAATTCATCGTCTGCAGCCGACTCCAGTGCCAGCCGAAACACTTCTGGATCGGGCTGTAGCAGACGCAAGGGTGCATAAAGAAATCGCCCAATTGGCTGCCGGTTTGCTTGTCTGGCAATTTCGTTGGCAACTCCCCAATCATAACGAGCCGCCTCTAGCACTCGATTCACGATCGCCCTTTCTTTGAGCGCAATGTTAGCCCAGAACCACAGCCGCTCGATGATCGTCGCGACAGACAGGATAGACAGAGCCAGCAACGGCCACATGGCTGGGCCGCCCTTTGCAAATAGTTCTTTGACTAATTCTAGATTCACGGTCTTTGCTTTCCTCCTTACGTTCCTCGCCCCAAGTTCTGTTTTACAGGCTGTCTTTAACAAATCCCTAGGCATTTTAATTTTAGAGATTTATAAACCCCTTACAAGCCGGCAACCTAAATTTTGGAGAATCTGTCAGCGAGGGGCGATCAACCTTTATTTGCTGTAATTGCCTTGAACCCGACAATTCAAAGCGTCAGTGACCCCGCTTCGGAGTTTGCACCTCACGATCACGCTGGCTGATCCACCGGCACCTTTGGAGGCATCGGTTACAGAAGTCTGGCGGAAAATTTCTCGAAATCGAGACTCAATGAGGGTAAACCGGAAACAATTTTTTTTCAAGGGATTGATAAATACCTGTTATGACACAGGATTTGTCGTTTTGGTGTCATCAACTGCTTTTGTCCTGCCGGCATCACATTCGGTGTTCCAGAAAGCCTTTATATTTATCCTGTGCAGAAGTCTCCTTAATCAGAAGTTCCAGCATCGGCACAATTGCTGGCTGCTTTATCTAAAGGGAGTATCCGCAGCCTCTGGGCGTGTCCCTAATCAATCTACGCCGCAAGTCTATTGGATTAGATTGGCTGCTTAAGGCTCTAAGCTGCTACGCATTTAATTTGCTAGTTTATGAAAGGCTCACAAATTTCCCATTCCTTTCAGCCTTTCCCTTTCTCCCTCTTTTCCCCTCAATTCAGGCAGAAAATTGAATGCAGCGATTTCCCGTGAGCAAGCGGTTGTGAAAAACTATGAAGCGTTGATCCTGGATTTGAGGGATGTCCCGTTATTGGCGGTGACTTCTTCTCTGGCGATTGAGAATGCGATTAAGGATGCCTGCAATCAAGGCCGGCACGTATTATATTGTGGCCGATGTCGGCAAGATTAAGCGGAGGCTGAAAAACTTGAAAATTTTGGAACGTTTACCTCCGCAGAACTTGTTGATGGATCATCAACAGGTTTTAAAACAGGCTGTTGCGCTGATTAAGAGAGATGAAGTTGCCCGTAATGTTACAACTTATCAGGGGGATCTCGCTGGAGCAAGTCTCACTGCAACCAAGGATTACCTATCAAGCGATACTGCAATATAAACTCCCGCACCCTTCTATTTCTGAGGGCGCGATCTGCGTCCTCAGCTCAGTATTTTCAATTTTAGGAGGATCGAACCTTCTAAAATTGTTCGCTTTTCACTCCCTATCCAAGAAGTTGCTCCAACTTGGGAGTACGCTCATCAGTTTCTCGTTGCAGTTACTCTAGACGCAACAAACTGAGAATATCCCAACTACTTGGATATAGAAGAATTTTAGGCTTAATTCATTTTGAATGCCAGAACCCGGACTTGAACCGGGGACACGAGGATTTTCAGTCCTCTGCTCTACCAACTGAGCTATTCCGGCAACCGTTTTTTTGGTGCTTTATTAAAGTAGCAAATCACATGAGTTTTTGGCAAGTACCTGAGAAAAAAACTTTTTGTGGGGGACAAAACCCCTTAAATGGGCCGCAAGCGGGTAACTTTCAGCGTAAAGGCTCCGATGCCGGTTTCTCCAAAGGCTCGCACCCGAATAATATAGGTGCCGGCTTTAGTAATGCGGGAAAACAACAAGGAGTTCGTTGTGCCATCTGGGCCATCATCATTTTCCGCGACGGTTGAGCCATCTTCGGCTAGCAGGGAAACAATCGCGTCAAAACTGTCGGATGACAAGTCAACTGCTAGCTGCTCTCCTTCTGTCAGCGTCACAATGTAGTCTCTCGCAAATCCGCCCTGACCTGTGGGGATATCTTTTTCTGAGAGGGTATCTGAAACTTGATTATTAGGCGGTAGGGTAATCGGGCTATACAACTTATTTTGGGCCTTCGCACCCACAACACTGAGTCCAACAACGAGCAAGCTAAGCGGAATGAAGACAAAGCGAGAGGAGCAGGCAAAAAAACGAGTCATGGATGAAACCGCAAATAAGAAGAGTGGGTGAGGGTGAGAAGATAATTGTTCGCCGGCAGGGGGATATTTAAGATGCAGAGTTCCAGAAAATGAATTATTCTGGGCGGGGGTTCACTACTGCGAATCTGGGGCAGCTTTGATTATAGGCTCTGTCGCGGATGAGATGTCAGTATAGTTAGGTTTGAGTTTGTGGTTGATAGAGGAGAAAGTAGAAAGTTTGAGGGTTTGCCGGCTTTAGGGTTAATTTGGCTGGCGGGTGCACTAAGCGATCGCGTCTGGTTTGCCCTTGATCGCTCAGTACCGGCTTGGGATCAGGCAGAATATTTAACCGGCGGTTTGACTTACTGGCAAGCTTTGCAGCACCCTCTCTGGTTGAACGGTGAGTGGTGGGCAAGTTTTTGGATGATCTCCTCGAAAGTTCCTCCCTTGACCTACATCATTACAGCAGGTTTTCTTGATCTTTTTGGTGCCGATTCCGATCAAGCCACGCTGATTAATCTATTTTTTAGCGCAATTTTATTGGGATCGGTTTATGGTTTAGGCACTCAGCTTTTTAACCGGCAAATCGGTCTTTGGGCCGCTGGATTGTGTTTACTATTGCCCGGTTTGTATTTAGTTCGCCTAGATTTTTTACTCGATTACCCACTGACCGCTGCAGTTACGCTCTCATTTTATTGCCTTACAATTTGGAAAATTCAACAGGAAAAGGAGAGAGGGGGAATAGAAAAAAGTTCACGCCTCTCTCAATGGTTGTGGGTGAGTGCATTCGGCATTTGTTTCGGTTTGGCATTGCTGGTTAAACAGACATCTTTATTTTTTCTATTTGTGCCGATGCTGTGGGTGGCAATCAGTGCGATCCGCCGCCGACACTGGATTGGCGTGGCTCAGTTAGCCTGGTCTTTAATACTATCGTTGCTGGTGTGTGGCCCTTGGTATCGCACGAACTGGCTGCTAATTCTCACAGGTGGTAAACGCGCGACCCTAGATTCAGCAATTGCGGAAGGAGATCCTGCGCTTAACACGTTGGATGCTTGGACATTTTACTGGAAAGACTTACCCCAAATCGTTTCTTGGCCATTGCTGTTAGTACCGGCAGTCGGGTTTCTTCTGTATTGGATGCAACCACTTTTCAAAAATCAAGCAGTATCTCCCCCTCGCTTTTTGCCGGCGATCAAATGGTTAGGAGTCTTCCTAATCGGCGCTTATTTATTATGTTCACTGAATATTAACAAAGATTCCCGATATGTCTTGCCCTATCTGCCGGTTTTATCACTGTTTTTAGCCTATGGCTTGACACTTTGGCCGCGTTGCTGGGGTAAATACATTCGTTGGGGAACTGTCGGCACCGCCATTTTATTAATGTTGTTAAATCTCTGGCCACCAGAGTGTTTTCTCAGTCGTCAATTTACCCAATTCTTGAGTCCCCGTGCCCAACATTATGCTTACTTAGGGGCTGAATGGCCTCATCAGCAAGTTATTGCAGAAATTATTCAAACGGAACCTTATTTAAACTCAAATTTAGGCGTTTTGCCTTCAACGCCGACGATTAACCAGCACAATTTAAACTACTATGGAGCACTAGCTAACTTCCAAGTTTATGCGCGTCAGGTCGGCGTTAATTTAAAGCAAGTTCCTCAGGATGTACGTTCCCTTTCCTGGTTCATTACTAAAACCGGCAATCAAGGTTCAGTCCCCACAGAAGCTCAAACTGCGATTGTGAAAGCTATTGAGCAAAGTGCGGATTTCCAATTACAAAAGTTTTGGCCATTGCCCGACGGCAGCGAATTGAAACTTTACCATCGACGAGTGCCGGCTGTTGAGATACAGGGGAGAGAGGAAGCAACCAAATCTCCTAATCCCCTAATTTCGGCTAATTCTAATGCCAAAAGCGCAAATCGAGTCCAGCTAGAACGAGTTATCGTTCCCGATCAAGCGCCTCCTGGAGTGCCGGTGCCGGTAACCTATGAATGGTTAGGTTCTTGGGATCAATTGCAAGCCGGTTTAGTCTTGCTAACTTGGCAAAGTAATCCCCAAAAACCGGCTAATTTTCTAATTCCGGCCACCCAAATTCCCCAATCACAACAATGGTTGCATGATCACGGGATCGGCACCGGCAGCTTGCATCAAGGAATGCCGGCAAACTTCAAGGGAAAAGAATTTCAAGTAACTGAACGAATGGCAATGCTGCCGCCTCCGAATGCCAGGGGAATTTACACCTTAAAGGCAACTTATCTAAGCCGGCAGACGGGAGAAAGTTATCCGATAAAAGTGCCCGATATTTCCATAAAAATTGAGACAACAGCGAAACAAGTGCCGGCACCGGAATTAGATTTAATCACGCAGTTGCGGATTTTAGCAATTTCTCTGCCACAGGGTTCAAATGCTCTTACCCATGTTTTTGAGGAGATCGGGCGAATTAACCAGTATGACCCAACTCAGGATTATACTGTTCAAACTGAATTGGCGATGGAGCGCCGACTCGATCTGGAGGGGCCAAAACGCTCTTACGCCTACGCATTGGCGCTAGCAAGGGTATTACAACGGGACGCAACGGGCGCTATTTCGGCACTGGAACAGGTTGTGCGGTTGGACTCGCAAAACCCCTATGGTTATGCGTACCTGGGGTTTTTACATTTGTATGACCTGCACCCTAAAGCTGCTGAGAAGGCGCTACAGCCGGCATTTAAGATTAACCCGAACTTGCCAGAAATTAAGGCTATCAGAGCTGTAGCGGCGCTGATGCAGGGGAATCTGATGCAATTCTGGGGGGATGTGCAAACCCTAAGAAATTTAAACTAAAGGCGCATCTCCACCAATACGTGTTTTATTGAGTTTTTCAGGATTTTATAGTAAAAGGCTAATTGCCAATCGGAATGAAAAACTAGCAATTAGCCCTTTACGATTTATGAGGCTTCAGCCTTAGTGATTACGAGGACTTCGCCTTTAAGCATCCGGTTTGCCGCTTCTAGTAACGCTTCTTCCAGATAAGGCTTGGTGAAGTAACCGCGTGCCCCTAATTGGACTGCCATTTGCCGGTGCCGGTCAGCGCCGCGAGAGGTGAGCATTGCAATCGGGAGATCGGTAAGAATCGGATCTTTCTGCATCCGGGAAAGCAGTTCCAAACCGTCCATCCGAGGCATTTCAATGTCGCAGAAGACAATATCGCAGGGCAGACCCGAACGTAGTTTTTCCCAGGCTTCCTGACCGTCACGGGCTTGTTCCACCCGGTAACCGGCCTTGTTAAAGGTCATCGAGAGCAGTTCGCGCACGGTGATTGAGTCATCGACGATCAGAACGGTTGGTTCAGTCTTCTCTGGCGGCAGTTCTGCCGGTGTATGAGTAGCTTCATCCCACAGCGCCCCACCGCTTTCTTTTCTCAAGCGACCGGCTGCCAGGTCGATTAGCTCTAAAACGTCGGCAATTGCCACGATTCGGCCATCCCCCATGACCGTCGCACCGGCAACGCCAATCGGCTTGGGCACCGGCCCTTCTAGCTGCTTAATTACAATTTCCTGTTCGCCCAATACCTGATCCACTTGCAGGGCCAGGTAGTTACCGGCACTACGCAGCACCACAACCGAAATCACGTCATCTTCGGCGTTAGAACCATACACGCTGCCGCGACCGAGATGCCGGTTATACGCCAACAACTCGCGCAGGTGTCGGAACGGCAGCATGGAATCGCGCCAGGGAATACAAGTTTGGCCATCAGCAGACGTTTGAACTCGGTCTCTGGGGACATCCAGCATATCTTCCACCCCGTCCATTGGGAAGGCAATGCGAGCGCGGTCACTAATACAGCACAAGGCTTTAGAAATACTCAGCGTTAGTGGCAAGCGAATCGTGAAAGTGGTTCCTTTCCCGGGCGTGGAATCTGTTGTAATTACGCCTCGGATTTCACTTAAGTCGTTGCGGATGACATCCATCCCGACGCCCCGACCGGCAGTCATATTCGCCTGCTCCATCGTACTAAAACCAGGGTGATACAGCAGCTCGTAAACATCTAGGCGGGACATGGTTGCCACGTCACTCTGCTTGATTAGCCCTTTTTCTGCCGCTTTTATTTTCACCCGTTCTGTATCAATTCCCGCACCATCATCGGAGAAGGAAATCACCGTTTGGTTGCCTTGGTGGAAGGCGCGAATGGTGATCCGACCGACTGCCGGCTTGCCTAACCTTTGGCGCACCTCTGGCATCTCTATCCCGTGAGCGATGGCATTATTAATCAGGTGTTTCAGCGGATCAGACAAGTGTTCCAGAATCAGCTTGTCGAGCATGGTGTCCCGGCCCTCTAGCCTGATTTCTGCCTGCTTTCCGTGTTCAATGGCTTTGTCACGTACAGCACGCGCCAGCGGAAATACTCGCTCCAAAGACGAGAAAGGCACCATTCGGGAGCGAGTCAGACCTTCTTGCAGCTGGGTTGTTACCTGCCGCAACTGCCGGGTGACTTGCTCAGTTTCATCCACCAAAAATTCAATGTCTGCGGCTGATTCCCGAACTCGCACAATCAGCTCAATAATTTCTTGGGATTGGGTGTGGAAGCCGGTGAAACGATCCATTTCCAGTGCGTCAAAGCTTGCACCACTCAGGTGAACATCTCGTGCAGGTTTATTGCGCGATGACTGATAGTGTTGCCGGCTGCTCAGCAAGGAAATTTCCAGCAGGGATCGCTCATAGAGATCCTGCATTCGCTGACCCACATCGCTCAGCTGCTGCACTTGATGCAGCAAGTTATCGAGGAACTGCCGCAACCGTTCTTGGTCTTGCTCTAAGCTGTTACGGTTGACCACGAGTTCCCCAACCAAGTTGCTGAGGTTATCGAGTTGCTTGATCGGCACCCGCATCGTTTGCTCAGCAAATGCCTTGGGACGCATTTTCGGTGAGATCGGCCCTGGTGAGGCTTTTGCTGTAGCTCTGCCACCGGGCATTGTCATTTCAGACAGCGACAGTAGTTCTTCTAAATCTGCAAATTCGCTTTCTTGCTGGGCCGGCTTGGCCATCGGCTCTGGCACTGAGCGGGCTGCAACCGGCTTGGGAGTGGGTGCTGGGGGGGCAGGCGGGTTGAGAAAGTTTTCTAGCTCAGAAAAGACCGCTGAAGGCGCTCCTTCGACCATAAGGGCTGTCGGTTTTTCCTCTAACAGCGCTTCTAAATCATTAAACGCCCCGGCAGTATCTAGGGTGAGCGAAGCAGCTTGGACGACGGGTTCCGCTTGCTTTAAGGACTGTTCAAAGTTCTCGGCTTCTGCTGTGTCGAGCAGGCTATTGTCAAAGTCAAAATTGTCTATCTCATTGCTGCTGTCCTCAAGCCCTTCAAACAAGTTTTCTGAGTTAACGGCGGCGGCTGCAACCGTTAAATCCTCAAACGTCAAAGATTCTTCTTCTGAGGCGACGTCTGAATTTAACCAATTGCTTGAGAAGTCGGGGAGTTCAGTTTCTAAGGGCGGCTCGGAACCGAATAAGGCGTTCAGATCCCCAGACATTGAGGGGGTTTCCTCTGCTTCGGTTGAAAGTAAGTCCAAATCTAAATCGGCACCTTCAAACAGATCCCACTCCTCAGCGAATGAGGACTCTAAGCCGGTCTCTGCGGCGGAGGCGTCCGTTTCTCCTCCAAACAGATCCATCTCGCCAAAGTCCAGACTGTTATCTGAGCCAGCAGTCGTTGGCGTTTCTTGCGGTTCTTCGTCTGCTAACTCAAATAAATCTGTGAGATCACCGTCAAAATTCAGTGTTTCCTCTGCCGGTTGGGTGAAAGGCACCCCATTTGCTGCCTGTCCGATAGCCGGCTTTGTTGCCACTTCCTCACTCACTGTTTCTGTGTCGAACCAGCTCGTGTCTGCTTCTGTTTCCAGACCCAATAAATCCTCTAAATTTGTCTCAGCATCCCAATCAAGTTCGCCTTCTGGATATTGCTCTAGATTGGAGTCCCCAAATAGGGCATCTAAATTTTCGCTGCTCGTCTGCTTAGAGCCTTGCGGACTTGTCTGAAGGTCATCTAAATCTAAATGCTCCCAATCAGGGAAGCTGTCTGTGGTTGTCTCGGGGAAAAGATCTAATGAAATTTCTTCTACAGCCGACGTTGTTGGGATGTTTTGAGGCTCAGTGATGGCTAGCAGATCGTTTAAGTCGTCATGGGTTGCTGCGGCACTGGCTGGCGCAGGAGAAGGTTTGAGTGCGTGTTCTTCCTCAAACAAACTGCCAAATTCTAAATTGTCGCCACTCACGGGCTGATCCCAACTTGGCTCGGCGGTTTCAGGGCCGGCTGCCCCGCCGCTATCCCACAGCTCATTCCACTCTTGCGCTGCTTGTGTTTGGCTTGCTGAGGCAGCGGGTTGAATGCTGAGGCTGGGCGGTTGAGGAGAGAAATCTAACCCATCACTGTCTTCAAAGAGCGCTTCCAGGTTACTTTCAGCGGAGCCTGATGTTTTAGATTGAGAGGGTGAATCGGCAAACATAGGGTCTTTCTCATTTAAACCGGCAAAGAGTTCTTCGAGGTTGTTTGTCTCGCTGAACGCAATCAAGTCGCTGTCATTGCCTTCTAAGTTTAAACTTTCAAAATCGTCGGTAGCGTCTACCAGACTACCGTGTGCGTGTTTCGCTGCGCCCGTTTGTGGGGCATCGTCGAAGTTGCTGAAGTCAAAGGTTAATCCCTCCTCTACCAGTTCCTCTGATGAGGTGTCGAACAAATTTTCCCCTTCGGCTGCTGCCGCACCCCAGCTGTCATCATCCAGGAATGCATCTCCAAATAAACTGTTCAGTTCATCCACGGTATTGACTTCCTCTGCCGGCTCATCTTTACTGTCTTCTTCAAATAGAAGGTCTGAAAAATCGCTTGCCAGTAAATCGGAGGAAATATTGGCTGAAGCTTCTACGCGGGAATTGTCTGTTTTCTCGCGGTTGGGTTCGTTAACTTCTTCGGGTTCCCAATTGCTATCCAATTCTGGGGATTCGCCTTCAAAGAGATCGGCTAAGCTGTTGAGTTCTGCCATTCCCACTTCTGGCCCTGTATGACCGGCTCGTTTTCCTGCGGGGGCTTCGTTGGCTGGGGTGTAACGATTGACGATTGAGCTTTGACGAGTGAAGTCTTCCCCTTCCT of the Microcoleus sp. FACHB-672 genome contains:
- a CDS encoding ExbD/TolR family protein; this translates as MKINLDSPSEEARIEIVPLIDVIFCILTFFILAALQLTRQQAITVDLPKASTGQPQIRQMLIVGLDPFGQAYIDQRRVNPDQLSQELLAYSSNNPEGLMVLYASKEAKYNDVVQVLDQMREVGGSRVALATLPGSESEPVNPNLLTPVNPTIPGLSPSPKVTPSVPLSPLGTPAPGTTFNPNQLQLPGVPAAPGAGDPNPALQN
- a CDS encoding MotA/TolQ/ExbB proton channel family protein yields the protein MWPLLALSILSVATIIERLWFWANIALKERAIVNRVLEAARYDWGVANEIARQANRQPIGRFLYAPLRLLQPDPEVFRLALESAADDELASMRRGDKVLEAVIALAPLLGLLGTVLGLINSLGSIRLGDLGTSSTAGVTLGIGEALITTATGLVIAITSLAFYRVFQAFLFQQVKIFRKAGNELELLYRQFWPQSHNQRYAVDSSVAARPPDVLAEENSTRNKGVIKYSPPAEEPTPLEEASRLNKVIEQTTPSEEPTPLKDSKASESPDFGSV
- a CDS encoding PPC domain-containing protein, which translates into the protein MTRFFACSSRFVFIPLSLLVVGLSVVGAKAQNKLYSPITLPPNNQVSDTLSEKDIPTGQGGFARDYIVTLTEGEQLAVDLSSDSFDAIVSLLAEDGSTVAENDDGPDGTTNSLLFSRITKAGTYIIRVRAFGETGIGAFTLKVTRLRPI
- a CDS encoding phospholipid carrier-dependent glycosyltransferase gives rise to the protein MVDRGESRKFEGLPALGLIWLAGALSDRVWFALDRSVPAWDQAEYLTGGLTYWQALQHPLWLNGEWWASFWMISSKVPPLTYIITAGFLDLFGADSDQATLINLFFSAILLGSVYGLGTQLFNRQIGLWAAGLCLLLPGLYLVRLDFLLDYPLTAAVTLSFYCLTIWKIQQEKERGGIEKSSRLSQWLWVSAFGICFGLALLVKQTSLFFLFVPMLWVAISAIRRRHWIGVAQLAWSLILSLLVCGPWYRTNWLLILTGGKRATLDSAIAEGDPALNTLDAWTFYWKDLPQIVSWPLLLVPAVGFLLYWMQPLFKNQAVSPPRFLPAIKWLGVFLIGAYLLCSLNINKDSRYVLPYLPVLSLFLAYGLTLWPRCWGKYIRWGTVGTAILLMLLNLWPPECFLSRQFTQFLSPRAQHYAYLGAEWPHQQVIAEIIQTEPYLNSNLGVLPSTPTINQHNLNYYGALANFQVYARQVGVNLKQVPQDVRSLSWFITKTGNQGSVPTEAQTAIVKAIEQSADFQLQKFWPLPDGSELKLYHRRVPAVEIQGREEATKSPNPLISANSNAKSANRVQLERVIVPDQAPPGVPVPVTYEWLGSWDQLQAGLVLLTWQSNPQKPANFLIPATQIPQSQQWLHDHGIGTGSLHQGMPANFKGKEFQVTERMAMLPPPNARGIYTLKATYLSRQTGESYPIKVPDISIKIETTAKQVPAPELDLITQLRILAISLPQGSNALTHVFEEIGRINQYDPTQDYTVQTELAMERRLDLEGPKRSYAYALALARVLQRDATGAISALEQVVRLDSQNPYGYAYLGFLHLYDLHPKAAEKALQPAFKINPNLPEIKAIRAVAALMQGNLMQFWGDVQTLRNLN
- a CDS encoding response regulator, whose product is MGDGRIVAIADVLELIDLAAGRLRKESGGALWDEATHTPAELPPEKTEPTVLIVDDSITVRELLSMTFNKAGYRVEQARDGQEAWEKLRSGLPCDIVFCDIEMPRMDGLELLSRMQKDPILTDLPIAMLTSRGADRHRQMAVQLGARGYFTKPYLEEALLEAANRMLKGEVLVITKAEAS